A portion of the Micromonospora vinacea genome contains these proteins:
- a CDS encoding Gfo/Idh/MocA family protein, producing MSPRAAARARYAVVGTGARAEMFVRALVLDHADTTELVAFADVNQARMDAHNRWLGELGHRPVPTYPAGDFAAMLDKERVDVVLVTSVDVTHDEYVVAALRAGRQVVTEKPMTVDAARCRRILDTVTETGGRVTVAFNYRYNPLHEQVRRLLAEGAVGEIGSVHFEWLLDVRHGADYFRRWHRDKASSGGLMVHKASHHFDLVNWWLAATPVEVYAAGRLFFYGEDGRRHGYARDYDRAHGSPAAADDPFALRLDAHPRLRELYLDAEAEDGYQRDRNVFAPGVSIEDDMAVLARYSTGATMTYHLTAYAPWEGYRVMVNGSRGRLELDVAENDFVDRGTAGAVKGAALHGAEAPAEGGGATLTLRPFWAPPRQIPVEGRSRHGHGGADARMTGVLLGGQPDPLGRAATADDGALALLTGLAANRSFETGQPVRVADLLTPR from the coding sequence ATGTCACCGAGAGCCGCCGCACGGGCCCGGTACGCCGTCGTGGGCACCGGCGCGCGGGCCGAGATGTTCGTCCGGGCGCTGGTGCTCGACCACGCCGACACCACCGAGCTGGTCGCCTTCGCCGACGTCAACCAGGCCCGGATGGACGCGCACAACCGCTGGCTAGGCGAGCTGGGTCACCGCCCGGTGCCCACGTACCCGGCCGGTGACTTCGCGGCCATGCTGGACAAGGAACGTGTCGACGTCGTCCTGGTCACCAGCGTGGACGTCACCCACGACGAGTACGTGGTGGCCGCTCTGCGCGCCGGCCGGCAGGTCGTCACCGAGAAGCCGATGACAGTGGACGCGGCCCGCTGCCGGCGGATCCTGGACACCGTGACCGAGACCGGCGGTCGGGTGACCGTCGCCTTCAACTACCGCTACAACCCACTGCACGAACAGGTTCGCCGGCTGCTCGCCGAGGGCGCGGTCGGCGAGATCGGCTCGGTGCACTTCGAGTGGCTGCTCGACGTCCGCCACGGCGCCGACTACTTCCGCCGCTGGCACCGCGACAAGGCCAGCTCCGGTGGGCTGATGGTGCACAAGGCCAGCCACCACTTCGACCTGGTCAACTGGTGGCTGGCCGCCACACCTGTCGAGGTGTACGCGGCCGGTCGACTCTTCTTCTACGGTGAGGACGGTCGCCGGCACGGCTACGCCCGCGACTACGACCGGGCGCACGGCTCCCCCGCCGCCGCCGACGACCCGTTCGCGCTGCGGCTGGACGCGCACCCCCGCCTGCGAGAGCTGTACCTCGACGCCGAGGCCGAGGACGGCTACCAGCGCGACCGCAACGTCTTCGCCCCCGGGGTGAGCATCGAGGACGACATGGCGGTGCTGGCCCGCTACTCCACCGGCGCCACGATGACCTACCACCTCACCGCGTACGCGCCCTGGGAGGGCTACCGGGTGATGGTCAACGGCAGCCGGGGCCGACTGGAGCTGGACGTGGCCGAGAACGACTTCGTCGACCGGGGCACCGCCGGCGCGGTCAAGGGCGCCGCCCTGCACGGTGCCGAGGCGCCGGCCGAGGGCGGAGGTGCGACGCTGACGCTGCGCCCGTTCTGGGCCCCGCCCCGGCAGATCCCGGTGGAGGGTCGCAGTCGGCACGGGCACGGCGGCGCGGACGCCCGGATGACCGGGGTGCTCCTCGGCGGTCAACCCGACCCGCTGGGTCGCGCCGCGACCGCCGACGACGGCGCGTTGGCCCTGCTCACCGGCCTGGCCGCCAACAGGTCCTTCGAGACCGGCCAACCCGTCCGCGTCGCCGACCTGCTCACCCCCCGCTGA
- the uxaC gene encoding glucuronate isomerase gives MPTFDHTDLLLPPEPGQRALARELYALAAAQPIISPHGHVDPALLAEDRPFPDPAQLLIVPDHYLTRMLLSQGVPPADLGVPTRDGSPVETDGRVIWRRFAAHWHLFRGTPSRLWLEQTFRTVFGVHTPLRPSTADALYDEIAARLAEPDFRPRALFERFNIEVLATTESPLDDLAQHAKLAADGWGGPGGRVVTTFRPDDVVDMEFEGWSTNVDRLGDRAGEDTGTYAGYLAALRARRAAFIAAGATSSDHGHPTARTLDLTPAEAERLYDRGRRGEADAADAEAFRAHMLMEFARMSLDDGLVMQLHPGAVRNHNRWLHARHGRDVGGDIPQATEYVHALAPLLGRYGNDPRLRLVLYTLDEDTFTRELAPLAGGYAALLLGAPWWFLDSPEVLRRFREAITESAGFYNTTGFVDDTRAFCSIPVRHDVARRVDAGFLARLVAEHRLPMDEAAETIVDLAYRLPRRVFNFGGQVQ, from the coding sequence GTGCCCACGTTCGACCACACCGACCTGCTCCTGCCGCCCGAACCGGGCCAGCGCGCGCTGGCCCGGGAGCTGTACGCCCTGGCCGCGGCGCAACCCATCATCTCGCCGCACGGGCACGTCGACCCGGCCCTGCTCGCCGAGGACCGCCCCTTCCCCGATCCGGCGCAGCTGCTCATCGTGCCCGACCACTACCTGACCCGGATGCTGCTCAGTCAGGGCGTACCCCCGGCGGATCTGGGGGTGCCCACCCGCGACGGCAGCCCGGTGGAGACCGACGGCCGGGTGATCTGGCGACGCTTCGCCGCGCACTGGCACCTGTTCCGGGGCACCCCGTCGCGGCTCTGGCTGGAGCAGACCTTCCGCACCGTGTTCGGGGTCCACACCCCGCTTCGCCCGAGCACCGCCGACGCCCTCTACGACGAGATCGCCGCCCGGCTCGCCGAGCCGGACTTCCGGCCCCGGGCGCTCTTCGAGCGGTTCAACATCGAGGTCCTGGCGACCACCGAGTCGCCGCTGGACGACCTCGCGCAGCACGCCAAGCTCGCCGCGGACGGGTGGGGCGGGCCGGGCGGCCGGGTGGTCACCACGTTCCGCCCGGACGACGTGGTGGACATGGAGTTCGAGGGCTGGTCGACAAACGTGGACCGCCTCGGGGACCGGGCCGGTGAGGACACCGGCACGTACGCCGGCTACCTGGCCGCGCTGCGGGCCCGACGCGCCGCGTTCATCGCCGCCGGCGCGACCTCCTCGGACCACGGCCACCCCACCGCGCGCACCCTGGACCTGACCCCGGCCGAGGCCGAGCGGCTCTACGACCGGGGCCGGCGCGGCGAGGCCGACGCCGCCGACGCGGAGGCGTTCCGGGCGCACATGCTCATGGAGTTCGCCCGGATGTCGCTCGACGACGGCCTGGTCATGCAGCTGCACCCCGGCGCGGTGCGCAACCACAACAGGTGGTTGCACGCCCGGCACGGCCGCGACGTCGGCGGGGACATTCCGCAGGCCACCGAGTACGTGCACGCGCTCGCCCCACTGCTGGGGCGCTACGGCAACGACCCCCGACTGCGACTGGTGCTCTACACGCTCGACGAGGACACCTTCACCCGCGAGCTGGCGCCCCTCGCGGGCGGGTACGCCGCACTGCTGCTCGGCGCGCCCTGGTGGTTCCTGGACTCCCCTGAGGTGCTGCGCCGGTTCCGGGAGGCGATCACCGAGAGCGCCGGCTTCTACAACACCACCGGGTTCGTCGACGACACCCGGGCGTTCTGCTCCATCCCGGTACGCCACGACGTGGCCCGCCGGGTGGACGCCGGCTTCCTGGCCCGGCTCGTCGCCGAACACCGGCTGCCGATGGACGAGGCCGCCGAGACCATCGTCGACCTGGCGTACCGGCTGCCCAGGCGGGTCTTCAACTTCGGAGGACAGGTTCAGTGA
- a CDS encoding enolase C-terminal domain-like protein → MTVTITSVEVHDVRFPTAARGDGSDAINRGDYSATYVELGTDAGPTGAGFTFTNGRGNEITCAAVRALAHHVRGRTVEEIAAEPVAFWRSLSADVQLRWLGPEKGVIHMATGALVNAVWDLRATLAGKPMWRFLADLPTDDLVASVDFRHITDALTPDEAAAILDKGLVGSDGRLAELEQSGFPSYTTSVGWLGYPDDKVRALTRQAYADGWRAMKMKVGGPLADDVRRARIIREEIGPDALLMMDANQVWDVDEAITAMAALAEVDPYWIEEPTHADDILGHARIARAVDELTAGRCRVATGEVAANRVIFKQLLQAEAIGVMQIDACRVGGVNEVLAELLLAAKFGVPVCPHAGGVGLCEYVQHLAIFDYLRVGTGLDGRMIEYVDHLHEHFVDPVRTRDGRYLLPERPGYSATMKPASIAEFRFPDGPAWR, encoded by the coding sequence GTGACGGTCACCATCACCTCTGTCGAGGTGCACGACGTGCGGTTCCCCACCGCCGCCCGGGGCGACGGCTCCGACGCGATCAACCGGGGTGACTACTCGGCGACGTACGTGGAGCTGGGCACCGACGCCGGCCCTACCGGCGCAGGGTTCACCTTCACCAACGGCCGGGGAAACGAGATCACCTGCGCGGCGGTGCGTGCCCTGGCCCACCACGTGCGGGGGCGCACGGTCGAGGAGATCGCGGCCGAGCCGGTGGCGTTCTGGCGTTCGCTCAGCGCCGACGTGCAGCTGCGCTGGCTGGGCCCGGAGAAGGGCGTCATCCACATGGCGACCGGCGCGCTGGTCAACGCGGTGTGGGACCTGCGGGCCACACTGGCCGGCAAGCCGATGTGGCGCTTCCTCGCCGACCTGCCCACGGACGACCTCGTGGCCAGCGTCGACTTCCGGCACATCACCGACGCGCTCACTCCGGACGAGGCGGCCGCCATCCTCGACAAGGGACTGGTCGGATCCGATGGCCGGCTCGCGGAACTCGAGCAGAGTGGTTTCCCGTCGTACACCACCTCGGTCGGGTGGCTCGGCTACCCCGACGACAAGGTGCGGGCGCTGACCCGGCAGGCGTACGCCGACGGCTGGCGGGCGATGAAGATGAAGGTCGGCGGCCCGCTCGCCGACGATGTGCGGCGGGCCCGGATCATCCGGGAGGAGATCGGCCCGGACGCGCTGTTGATGATGGACGCCAACCAGGTCTGGGACGTCGACGAGGCGATCACCGCGATGGCGGCGCTGGCCGAGGTGGACCCGTACTGGATCGAGGAGCCCACCCACGCCGACGACATCCTCGGGCACGCCCGGATCGCCCGCGCTGTCGACGAGTTGACCGCCGGCCGCTGCCGGGTGGCCACCGGTGAGGTGGCCGCCAACCGGGTGATCTTCAAACAGCTGCTCCAGGCCGAGGCGATCGGGGTGATGCAGATCGACGCCTGCCGGGTCGGTGGCGTCAACGAGGTCCTGGCCGAGCTGCTGCTGGCGGCGAAGTTCGGCGTGCCGGTCTGCCCCCACGCCGGCGGGGTGGGCCTCTGCGAGTACGTCCAGCACCTGGCGATCTTCGACTACCTGCGGGTGGGCACCGGGCTGGACGGTCGGATGATCGAGTACGTCGACCACCTGCACGAGCACTTCGTGGATCCGGTGCGGACCCGCGACGGCCGCTACCTGCTGCCCGAGCGGCCCGGTTACAGCGCCACCATGAAGCCCGCGTCGATCGCCGAGTTCCGCTTCCCGGACGGTCCGGCATGGCGGTGA
- a CDS encoding mannitol dehydrogenase family protein — MAVTVGASRLGLGMLRRLPAEARPLIRPGTVPTGVVHLGLGAFHRAHQAVFTEAAVGAAGGDWGIVAVAPRSAAVVEAIAAQDNLFSVSALSPAGSATRVVGALSGVRHAPSDPDAVVALLADPAVRVVTLTVTEKAYQLDPVTGQLSPDSALAADLAGGGPPTTVPGLLLRGLAARAAADAGPVALVSCDNLPANGRRLRGMLDQAVERAGGVPAGLVDWVAGNVTCPGTMVDRIVPASTPETIEAARRALGVTDLAAVAAEPYAQWVIEDDFPGGRPGWEFAGAVLTDDAGPWERLKLRALNGVHSATAYLGALAGRETIADALEIPHLRDVLRRLIAEDVAASFTPPDGVRVVDYGEQALARFGNPAIHHRTLQVAIDGSQKLPQRVLHTIADLRAAGRSARWGALVVASWLRFALGYADDGRPLPFQDPLAGPIRAALDAGVQSPAGAVDAVFALRDVIPVEVAEDDEVRADVIAWLTALERHGVEATLAGAR, encoded by the coding sequence ATGGCGGTGACCGTCGGGGCCTCCCGGCTCGGCCTGGGCATGCTGCGCCGGCTGCCCGCCGAGGCCCGCCCGCTGATCCGGCCGGGCACCGTGCCGACCGGCGTCGTACACCTGGGGTTGGGCGCGTTCCACAGGGCCCACCAGGCGGTCTTCACCGAGGCGGCGGTCGGCGCGGCCGGCGGTGACTGGGGCATCGTGGCCGTCGCCCCGCGCAGCGCCGCCGTGGTCGAGGCGATCGCCGCGCAGGACAACCTGTTCAGCGTCAGCGCCCTCTCCCCCGCCGGCAGCGCCACCCGGGTCGTGGGCGCCCTTAGCGGCGTCCGGCACGCGCCCAGCGACCCGGACGCCGTGGTGGCGCTGCTCGCCGACCCGGCGGTGCGCGTGGTGACCCTGACCGTCACCGAGAAGGCGTACCAACTCGATCCGGTGACCGGCCAGCTCTCCCCGGACTCGGCGCTCGCCGCGGACCTGGCCGGCGGCGGACCCCCGACCACGGTGCCGGGGCTGCTGCTGCGCGGGCTGGCCGCCCGGGCCGCGGCGGACGCCGGGCCGGTGGCTCTGGTGAGCTGTGACAACCTGCCCGCCAACGGTCGACGGCTGCGCGGCATGCTCGACCAGGCGGTCGAGCGGGCCGGCGGTGTGCCCGCCGGGCTGGTCGACTGGGTGGCCGGCAACGTCACCTGCCCGGGCACGATGGTGGACCGGATCGTGCCGGCCAGCACCCCGGAGACGATCGAGGCGGCCCGGCGGGCGCTCGGCGTGACCGACCTGGCCGCGGTGGCCGCCGAGCCGTACGCGCAGTGGGTGATCGAGGACGACTTCCCGGGCGGCCGGCCCGGTTGGGAGTTCGCCGGGGCGGTGCTGACCGACGACGCGGGCCCGTGGGAGCGGTTGAAGCTGCGCGCCCTCAACGGGGTGCACTCGGCCACCGCGTACCTCGGAGCGTTGGCCGGTCGGGAGACGATCGCCGACGCGCTGGAGATCCCGCACCTGCGCGACGTGCTGCGCCGACTGATCGCCGAGGACGTGGCGGCCAGCTTCACCCCGCCGGACGGGGTCCGGGTGGTCGACTACGGCGAGCAGGCCCTGGCCCGGTTCGGTAACCCGGCGATCCACCACCGCACCCTCCAGGTGGCGATCGACGGCTCCCAGAAGCTGCCGCAGCGCGTCCTGCACACCATCGCCGACCTGCGTGCGGCCGGGCGGTCCGCACGTTGGGGCGCGCTGGTCGTGGCGTCCTGGTTGCGCTTCGCGCTGGGGTACGCCGACGACGGCCGGCCGTTGCCGTTCCAGGACCCACTGGCCGGGCCGATCCGGGCCGCGCTGGACGCCGGGGTGCAGAGCCCGGCGGGCGCTGTCGACGCGGTCTTCGCGCTGCGCGACGTCATCCCGGTGGAGGTGGCCGAGGACGACGAGGTCCGCGCCGACGTGATCGCCTGGCTCACCGCGTTGGAGCGGCACGGCGTCGAGGCCACCCTGGCCGGTGCCCGATGA
- a CDS encoding Gfo/Idh/MocA family protein, whose product MPDDRIDPGRSVVNAATPPPRVAVIGANGHGRWHRRVIAPLHAAGRLRLVALVDVRPVEDDPAAPVPPGVAVFTDHRAMLAATRPEVVVICTPPHTHLAIARDALATGADLLLEKPPVLSLAEHEELTWALTAAGRVAQVGFQALGSAALIALTDALAAGRLGTVTGISTVAAWQRPDAYYARSAWAGRRTLDGRPVLDGALANPLAHAVMQCLAIAEALAGATPWPVAIEVERYRVRPIEVEDTAVLRVRFRAGPPVLVAVTLAAEEFVAGEVAVTGTTGKAVLEYPTDRLRLPGDVVTRRVPGRLGLLENLLAHRDDPSGVPLIAPLARTAPFTALLDALRSAPEPRLLEGDLVTTLGEGGERVRHLRGVVDVLRRAAERGALPSELSVPWASGAYRAELTG is encoded by the coding sequence GTGCCCGATGACCGGATCGACCCGGGCCGGTCGGTGGTGAACGCGGCGACGCCGCCGCCCCGGGTGGCGGTGATCGGGGCGAACGGGCACGGTCGCTGGCACCGGCGGGTGATCGCGCCCCTGCACGCCGCCGGTCGGCTGCGGTTGGTCGCCCTGGTCGACGTCCGACCGGTCGAGGACGACCCGGCCGCCCCGGTGCCGCCCGGGGTGGCGGTGTTCACCGACCACCGGGCGATGCTCGCCGCCACCCGACCGGAGGTGGTGGTGATCTGCACACCGCCGCACACCCACCTGGCGATCGCCCGCGACGCCCTGGCCACCGGCGCGGACCTACTGCTGGAGAAGCCGCCGGTGCTGTCGTTGGCCGAGCACGAGGAGCTGACCTGGGCCCTCACCGCCGCCGGCCGGGTGGCCCAGGTCGGCTTCCAGGCGCTCGGTTCGGCGGCTCTCATCGCGCTGACCGACGCGCTGGCCGCCGGCCGGCTGGGCACTGTCACCGGCATCTCCACCGTCGCCGCCTGGCAACGGCCGGACGCCTACTACGCCCGCTCCGCCTGGGCCGGTCGACGGACTCTGGACGGCCGGCCGGTGCTGGACGGCGCGCTCGCCAACCCGCTCGCGCACGCGGTGATGCAGTGCCTGGCGATCGCCGAGGCGCTCGCCGGGGCGACGCCCTGGCCGGTCGCGATCGAGGTGGAACGCTACCGGGTCCGGCCGATCGAGGTGGAGGACACCGCAGTGCTGCGGGTCCGGTTCCGCGCCGGGCCGCCGGTGCTGGTGGCGGTGACCCTGGCCGCCGAGGAGTTCGTGGCCGGCGAGGTGGCGGTGACCGGTACGACGGGGAAGGCGGTGCTGGAGTACCCGACCGACCGGTTGCGCCTGCCTGGCGACGTGGTGACCCGCCGGGTGCCGGGGCGGCTGGGGTTGCTGGAGAACCTGCTCGCCCACCGGGACGACCCGTCGGGCGTGCCATTGATCGCGCCGCTGGCCCGTACCGCGCCGTTCACCGCGCTGCTGGACGCGTTGCGGTCCGCGCCGGAGCCCCGGCTGCTCGAAGGCGATCTGGTGACCACCCTCGGCGAGGGCGGGGAGCGGGTCCGCCACCTGCGGGGCGTCGTCGACGTGTTGCGTCGGGCGGCCGAGCGGGGGGCGCTGCCGAGCGAGCTGTCGGTGCCGTGGGCGTCCGGCGCGTACCGCGCCGAGCTGACCGGATAG
- a CDS encoding HD domain-containing protein encodes MDFPPHLGSMPMHAITEIHGEPGLLERFRLEVQQFDDEARARLTAALDLAAELHRDDRRVREPYLNHLLRVAIRLMHHYQVRDVDVIVAGLLHDAVEDHPTELADGDPGTDPTGAALAALAARFGPRVATLVAAVTNPVYDPERDRNEQYREHLAVSLDREPWARVIKVSDFTDNGVGVIHTVGPKVVSSARKYRPLVPLFRDLIGRPDTPLSPAVKRHIFGQLDLAEERFSAILDQPAPN; translated from the coding sequence ATGGACTTCCCGCCGCACCTGGGCAGCATGCCGATGCACGCGATCACCGAGATCCACGGCGAACCGGGCCTGCTGGAACGTTTCCGGTTGGAGGTCCAGCAGTTCGACGACGAGGCCCGGGCGCGGTTGACCGCCGCGCTCGACCTCGCCGCCGAGCTGCACCGCGACGATCGACGCGTCCGTGAGCCGTACCTGAACCACCTGCTGCGGGTGGCGATCCGGTTGATGCACCACTACCAGGTGCGTGACGTGGACGTGATCGTCGCCGGTCTGCTGCACGATGCCGTGGAGGACCACCCGACCGAGCTGGCCGACGGCGACCCGGGCACCGACCCGACCGGGGCCGCGCTGGCCGCACTGGCCGCGCGGTTCGGACCACGGGTGGCCACCCTGGTCGCCGCGGTCACCAATCCGGTGTACGACCCCGAGCGGGACCGCAACGAGCAGTACCGGGAGCACCTGGCGGTCAGCCTGGACCGGGAGCCCTGGGCCCGGGTGATCAAGGTGTCGGACTTCACCGACAACGGCGTGGGTGTGATCCACACCGTCGGGCCGAAGGTGGTCTCGTCGGCCCGGAAGTACCGGCCGCTGGTGCCGCTGTTCCGGGACCTGATCGGCCGGCCGGACACCCCGTTGTCACCTGCGGTGAAGCGGCACATCTTCGGCCAGCTGGACCTTGCCGAGGAGCGATTCAGCGCCATCCTGGACCAGCCCGCCCCGAACTGA
- a CDS encoding FAD-binding oxidoreductase, giving the protein MRDLSRRDLLRATAVGAGAVAIPSMISGSSAIAADGPGWPSDTKFPPAQLTGRIVRPQSPNYAEASLGWDELFVHYPLVIVFAQETQDVVNALTWARQHDVALRVRSGRHNLEGWSNVDNGIVIDVSELKDVHIDTAARVAKVGAGLTQSEAVTALGEHDLAATTGTEGTVGLSGATLGGGFGFLTRYIGMACDNLIGAEIVVAAGADGAKVLEVDPWNYPDLLWALRGAGNGNFGIVTSLTYKVAPLTSVAYLQVTWPGLDDLHEVFDAWQRVGPFTDPRLGTQVEVHPDEILLFAVLAEGSEAEARKLLAPILSIGNPTVTVQIGGWGDVYAGFQIPNEEEPAKWKFFSQFTREPFPEKAVSIVREFMEKSPSPDSNFFTQAFGRGAQRQEPFGGAAFPHRDALFYSEPGVGWGTRGEPDSDDAVTPIAQTWIAEFSQALRPYVDGAYVNVPNIGMAEWEKAYWGHNFPRLRKIKAKYDPHNVFQYEQSIPPATH; this is encoded by the coding sequence ATGCGCGACCTTTCCCGTCGTGATCTGCTCAGGGCGACGGCCGTCGGCGCCGGAGCGGTCGCTATCCCGAGCATGATCTCCGGCAGCTCGGCCATCGCGGCCGACGGTCCCGGGTGGCCCTCCGACACGAAGTTCCCCCCGGCACAGCTGACCGGCCGGATCGTCCGCCCGCAGAGTCCCAACTACGCGGAGGCCAGCCTCGGCTGGGACGAGCTGTTCGTGCACTACCCGCTGGTCATCGTCTTCGCTCAGGAGACCCAGGACGTGGTCAACGCGCTCACCTGGGCGCGGCAGCACGACGTCGCGCTGCGGGTACGCAGTGGCCGGCACAACCTGGAGGGCTGGTCGAACGTCGACAACGGCATCGTGATCGACGTCAGCGAGTTGAAGGACGTCCACATCGACACCGCCGCTCGCGTGGCGAAGGTCGGCGCGGGGCTCACCCAGTCGGAGGCGGTGACCGCCCTCGGGGAGCACGACCTCGCGGCGACGACAGGCACGGAGGGGACCGTGGGCCTCTCCGGCGCGACCCTCGGCGGCGGCTTCGGCTTCCTCACCCGCTACATCGGGATGGCCTGCGACAACCTGATCGGCGCCGAGATCGTCGTCGCGGCGGGCGCCGACGGGGCGAAGGTGCTCGAGGTGGACCCGTGGAACTACCCGGACCTGCTCTGGGCGCTGCGCGGAGCGGGCAACGGCAACTTCGGGATCGTCACGTCCCTGACCTACAAGGTCGCTCCGCTCACCAGCGTCGCCTACCTTCAGGTGACCTGGCCCGGTCTCGACGACCTGCACGAGGTCTTCGACGCCTGGCAGCGTGTCGGACCCTTCACCGACCCCCGCCTCGGCACCCAGGTCGAGGTCCACCCGGATGAGATCCTGCTGTTCGCGGTGCTCGCGGAGGGTTCCGAGGCGGAGGCCAGGAAGCTGCTGGCGCCGATCCTGTCGATCGGCAACCCCACTGTCACCGTGCAGATCGGCGGCTGGGGCGACGTCTACGCAGGCTTCCAGATCCCGAACGAGGAGGAGCCGGCGAAGTGGAAGTTCTTCTCCCAGTTCACCCGCGAGCCGTTCCCGGAGAAGGCGGTCAGCATCGTCCGTGAGTTCATGGAGAAGTCGCCCTCACCCGACAGCAACTTCTTCACCCAGGCCTTCGGTAGGGGGGCGCAACGGCAGGAGCCGTTCGGTGGCGCGGCCTTCCCGCACCGCGACGCGCTCTTCTACTCCGAGCCCGGCGTCGGCTGGGGCACCCGCGGCGAACCCGACAGCGACGACGCCGTCACCCCGATCGCCCAGACCTGGATCGCCGAGTTCAGCCAGGCGCTGCGGCCCTACGTGGACGGCGCCTACGTCAACGTGCCGAACATCGGCATGGCCGAGTGGGAGAAGGCCTACTGGGGGCACAACTTCCCCCGGCTGCGCAAGATCAAGGCGAAGTACGACCCGCACAACGTCTTCCAGTACGAGCAGAGCATCCCGCCCGCGACGCACTGA
- a CDS encoding barstar family protein: MPDWLITCHDGGLDVPGAVVLAGATTRTRAGLFAALAAVLALPAYLGETWDALSDVLRDRLDAGPLTVLITDAGQLLVDEPSDQYGLLLAVLGDLATSAPHALRVILDEAAPS; encoded by the coding sequence GTGCCCGATTGGCTGATCACCTGCCACGACGGCGGCCTCGACGTGCCCGGCGCGGTGGTGCTGGCCGGAGCGACGACGCGGACCAGGGCCGGGCTCTTCGCCGCGCTCGCCGCCGTGCTGGCCCTGCCGGCGTACCTGGGGGAGACCTGGGACGCCCTCTCCGACGTGCTTCGGGACCGGCTCGACGCCGGTCCGCTCACAGTGCTGATCACCGACGCCGGCCAACTGCTCGTCGACGAGCCGTCCGATCAGTACGGTCTGCTGCTCGCCGTGCTCGGCGACCTCGCCACCAGTGCCCCGCACGCGTTGCGCGTCATCCTCGACGAGGCCGCGCCGTCCTGA
- a CDS encoding ribonuclease domain-containing protein, with amino-acid sequence MSTLVSPLATLGAIRRRTTTLALLLAMVAAALVGPSVVSPRLTDPASASVYSSCTMSRCADARTARSGWSAKGFPTSRGWYSWSGGKSNFAGGQFYNYEGQLPTNATYYEYDVYPRTQGAARDAYRIVVNRSTGVTWFSPNHYTDFYRL; translated from the coding sequence GTGTCCACCCTCGTGTCCCCACTGGCCACGCTCGGCGCGATCCGCCGGCGTACCACCACGCTCGCCCTTCTCCTCGCCATGGTCGCCGCCGCGCTGGTCGGCCCGTCCGTGGTCTCCCCCCGGTTGACCGACCCGGCCTCGGCGTCGGTCTACAGCTCCTGCACCATGAGCCGCTGCGCGGACGCCCGCACCGCCCGTTCGGGCTGGTCCGCCAAGGGGTTCCCGACCAGCCGAGGCTGGTACTCCTGGAGTGGCGGGAAGTCCAACTTCGCCGGCGGCCAGTTCTACAACTACGAGGGCCAACTGCCCACCAACGCCACCTACTACGAGTACGACGTCTACCCGCGCACCCAGGGCGCCGCCCGGGACGCGTACCGGATCGTGGTGAACCGCAGTACCGGGGTCACCTGGTTCTCGCCCAACCACTACACCGACTTCTACCGGCTCTGA